TCAGTGGACATTCTGTTCTTTCTTCCGTAAATGATTGTACAAGGAGAAAGAACTTCGATAAGAGAGAATCCTTTATGCTTAATACCGTCCATAATGAGCTTTTTGAGTTCCATTGCGTGGTATGCAGTTCCTCTTGCCACGTATGTAGCTCCGGCAGCAATTGCTACTTTAGCTATGTCAAACTGAGGCTCATAGTTTCCGTAAGGTGTTGTTGTTGCATAAGCACCTTTAGGAGTTGTAGGAGAAACCTGACCACCTGTCATACCGTAAATCCAGTTATTTATAAGAACAACTGTAACATCGATGTTTCTTCTTGCAGCGTGGATAAAGTGGTTTCCACCAATAGCAAGAGCGTCTCCGTCTCCAGTAAATACGATTGTTGTAAGTTCAGGTTTATAGAGCTTTAAACCTGTTGCTGCTGTGAGAGCTCTACCATGAGTGGTATGGAGTGTAAAACCGTCAAAGTATCCTGGAGTTCTGGAAGAACAACCAATACCGGATATCATCGCAACTTTATCATTAGGAATTCCAAGTTCATCAAGAGCCATACAGGTAGCTCTAAATGCTTGACCAATACCGCAACCAGGACACCAAATTGTTGGCATTTTGCTAAGTCTTAAATATTTAAAGTAAGGCTTTTTCTCTACAATTTTTTTCATAGGAATGTTCATTTTTAACCTCCTACTTAGCAATTTCCTCTAGTTTTTCAAGGATCTCGTGAGGATAGATCACATGCCCGTTAGCTCTATTCATTCTGAAGATTTCACATTCTCCCTTCGCGCATCTTTCAACTTCAAGAACGTACTGTCCCATGTTGAGTTCAGGAACAAGAATTGCTTTTACGTGTTTTGCAAGTTTGTTGAGGGTCTCTTCAGGAGAAGGCCAAATTGTAATAGGTCTGAATAATCCTGCTTTTATTCCTTTTTCTCTTGCAAGCTGAACGGCAGTTCTTGCAGATCTTGCAGTTGTTCCAAAAGCTACAATTGCAATCTCTGCATCGTCAAGCATGTATTCTTCATTCTTTTCAAGTTCAGGCTGGCGTCTTTTTACTTTTCTAATAAGTCTTTCTATTAATTCTTGGCACATTTCTGGATTTGTTGTTGGAAAACCTGTATAGTCGTGGTGAAGACCTGTAGCGTGTCCTCTATAACCTGGTGTTCCGTAATCTGCAATAGCTGGGACGTCGTCTTCTTCTGGTTTATATGGTAGATACTCTTCAGGTGGAACTGTTGGCTGTTTTCTTTT
The sequence above is a segment of the Desulfurobacteriaceae bacterium genome. Coding sequences within it:
- a CDS encoding 2-oxoacid:ferredoxin oxidoreductase subunit beta — protein: MNIPMKKIVEKKPYFKYLRLSKMPTIWCPGCGIGQAFRATCMALDELGIPNDKVAMISGIGCSSRTPGYFDGFTLHTTHGRALTAATGLKLYKPELTTIVFTGDGDALAIGGNHFIHAARRNIDVTVVLINNWIYGMTGGQVSPTTPKGAYATTTPYGNYEPQFDIAKVAIAAGATYVARGTAYHAMELKKLIMDGIKHKGFSLIEVLSPCTIIYGRKNRMSTEEMYFWFKENTLPIAAYEKLPEEKRAGKIPRGVLYHDTSRPEYTEIYWKKVKELSGGEK